ataaaaaataaaaaaggaagaaaaacagaagaaaaagaaaaggaagaaaaccagaagaaaaagaaaaggaagaaaaacagaagaaaaggaagaaaacagaagaaataaagaaggaagaaaacagaaaaaaacggAAAAGGAAGGATAACAAAAGATAAGCCAAAATGTCCTACTCAGTTCCTACGGACTCAGTCATCAGGAGATCATCGTGTGGAGTGACAGGATTGGTCCAATTCCCACTAACTGGAATCCTGCCGAATGGGAATTCTTTGGGAATCGCTGGATTCGGGATTCCTTATTTCTTCTTCCTGGATGTTCTGTTCACTGCCCTGGCTCATGAAGACTTCGGGTgagttttagattttatttcttattagtttagtgagatcggtgttactatagtcaatttcttttaatgaggcgcatttgcaccgactcgcagcggtgcccattttagctcggaaaagtttcctgatcgctgattggttagaatgatcttgtccaaccaatcagcgatcaggaaacttttccgagataaaagggcaccgctgcgagtcggtgcaaatctgcctcgctaaaaaaatgactatagtttatataggacatatttgttttgacgttgttactgtttttagaatgatttattgttaatttgttctcatcatttatttatttccttatttcctttcctcactaggctattttttccctattggagcccttgggcttatagcatcttgcttttccaactagggttgtagcttggctagtaataataataatgataataatactgtatggacaagagtcgtggcatgacaatgaaacaatatctaacagagtttgcagatttgagaacaaagccctcagaagagttttggctatttttccctattggagtccttgggcttatagcatcttgcttttccaacaaggtttgtaacttggctaataataataataataataataataataataataataataataataataataataataataataataataataataataataataataatactgtatggacaaaagtcgtggcatgacaatgaaacaatatccaacaaaatttgtagatttgagaccaaagccctcagaagaattttgggagttaaatgacaggacagcattagatatgaaactataagagagattactcgagggccatatgtggatgagatcatggtgaggggtagaaggtgatggttagggcatgctcttcgcactccccaggagagattagtttaccaaactttcaactgggctccataaggcactagaagagttggaagttccagacctacatggctgaggactatgaagcgtgaagtaggagatgatgaatggagacgtattgatttgtaaaactcaagatagagacgactggcgaaatctagccgaggcccttttcTTCATAGGCGTAGGATTTTCAGTTTGGTTTTAGGAGTGGCCATTTGGGTTTTATTATCTAATTTTAGATGGGATTTTGAGCTTCGTTTTAGGAGTGATCATTAAGGAATTTTCATCAATTTAAGACGGGATTTATTGTATCATTATAGGAGTTCCAAGAAAGGATTTCTTAATAGTTCATAGATGGGATTTCTTATTAACTATAAACGGATTTATCTTAATTTGTCTAAAAAGGGATTTCATGTTGggttatagattttaaacaggatTTTCTTATGCTCAGGAGAAAGATTCTTACTTATCTTTAGACgggatttaaataattttataatcatatagGATTTTCCAAGACTAATATCTTGTTTCACACAGAATATGTTAAATTCATGGACGTATTTCTTACTGATTTTTATATGCTTTTGATTTGATTAAAAACAAGTAATTTTTCATTAGTCTtcagatgtatatatgtatttgaattttattttgataattattatactgtaggtgtctacagtatttatttatttatttattttttatttttttttgagactATAGCCACATGGTGTTCTCAATCTCTGAGATGATCTTCTGATAAGGTTTTGAAGTCTCTAAGACTCTAAAACAACAGATTTCTCAAAGatcaagaaagaaaaagaacaaagaATTAACATCCAAAATTCCAGCAACAGTTATGTTAAACTCTAAGACCTTCTAAAGTAACTCCTTTCTCaaagatcgagaaaaagaaaaagcaaataatTTCAACCTAGTATTCCAACAGATATGCTTAACTCTAGGGCCCCTTTCAAACAACAGGTTACtcagaaattgaaaaagaaaaagagcaaaattCCAACAAAAGATTTGCTTAACTCAAGGACCCTTTAAAATAACATGTTTCtcacagataaaaaaaataataattatagtttaaaCCTAGTATTAAAACAGATATGCTAAACTCTAGGACCCTTTAAAACAACAGGATACTCAGAAATAGAAAAAGAACAAAGAATTAAAACCCAAAATTCCAAAAATAGTTATGCTAAACTCTTAGACCCTTTAAAATAACATGTTTCTCatagatcaaaaaaaaaaaaaaaaaaaaaatttgaatccaGTATTCCAGCAGATATGCTAAACTCTAGGACCCTTTAAAATACCAAGTTACTCAGAAATTGAAAAAACAGATATTGAAAAAGAAAGAGAACAAAAAATTAAAAGTCCAAAATTCCAACAAAAAACTTACTAAACTCAAGGACCCTTTAAAATAACATGTTTCTCATagatcaaaaaaagaaaagaatttgaaCCCAGTATTCCAGCAGATATGCTAAACTCTGGGACCCTTTAAAACAACAAGTTACTCAGAAATTGGAGAAATAACAGACTTAAAAACCCAAAATTCCAACAACAGATGTGCTAAACTCAAGGACCCTTTGAAACAACATGTTCCTCATAgatccaaaaaagaaaagaatttgaaCCCAGTATTCCAGCAGATATGCTAAACTCTAAGACCCTTTAAAACACCAAGTTactcagaaattgaaaaaaaaaaatagcagatttAAAAACCCAAAACTCCATCAACAGATATGCTAAAAACTCCGGAGACGGCGAAGACGAATCCTGGATATCATGGGAAGACCAACAAACACTGGCCCTCGGGTGGCTGGAACGCAAAGTGGAGAGCTACGGTCTGAGCGGTCGAACTTG
The nucleotide sequence above comes from Palaemon carinicauda isolate YSFRI2023 chromosome 2, ASM3689809v2, whole genome shotgun sequence. Encoded proteins:
- the LOC137616467 gene encoding uncharacterized protein, with product MSYSVPTDSVIRRSSCGVTGLVQFPLTGILPNGNSLGIAGFGIPYFFFLDVLFTALAHEDFGYAKNSGDGEDESWISWEDQQTLALGWLERKVESYGLSGRTCIMRFVCEMQHHPIHQFSVIGETLSVLFSLNNHNSSSEVLQQYVAAQDLGRELPNGEPCGDIFPCPVSVFKLFGGSLNRTVYL